A single region of the Plantactinospora soyae genome encodes:
- a CDS encoding ROK family transcriptional regulator, whose product MITTQTGPQPADLADVRATNLAVVLRFVRVHAPCSRADIAASTGLNKATVSSLVAELIDRRLLRETGLAENRIGRPATMLVLDGAPYAAIGIEVSIDELTVVAVDLSGTELLSWRRAFDGSTASPGRAVSAIAALAGRAVNRVTGQQRQVLGLTVAVPGLVDGAGAVRLATTLGWRDLPLGADLRRALREPAFEVVVDNDANLAALAEYRHGPHAGTANLVHLTGGAGLGAGVVADGRLLRGGRGFAGELGHVTIDPDGPLCPCGRRGCLEAVAGIPALIRRALPDAAEDGPVTDFAPEVDRIRTKARRGDQSTLDALAEIGRHLGHGVSLLANLVNPEVVLLGGYFATLAPWLLPAAEAELTARSLAPEAGGTRLLASALGTGAAAAGGAARTLETVDAGRLPSRDPGRGTGREPGPAASVTRKSPTRSANPPGAGGHSSAAPDSAGSDTTAPGSGTTAPRSDTTAPRSGTTVPGSPAAPASGTDSVAAGSDSAVVDAADAAGSEPVAAATEPPSTSSERLPAGRR is encoded by the coding sequence TTGATCACGACGCAGACCGGGCCACAGCCGGCCGATCTCGCCGACGTACGGGCCACGAACCTCGCCGTCGTGCTGCGCTTCGTACGCGTACACGCACCCTGCTCACGCGCGGACATCGCCGCCTCGACCGGGTTGAACAAGGCGACCGTCTCCAGCCTGGTCGCGGAACTGATCGACCGCCGCCTGCTCCGGGAGACCGGGCTGGCGGAGAACCGAATCGGGCGGCCGGCCACGATGCTGGTGCTCGACGGGGCCCCCTACGCGGCGATCGGCATCGAGGTGAGCATCGACGAGCTGACGGTGGTCGCCGTCGACCTCTCCGGCACCGAACTGCTTTCCTGGCGACGGGCCTTCGACGGCTCGACCGCCTCCCCCGGCCGGGCGGTCAGCGCGATCGCCGCACTCGCCGGCCGGGCCGTCAACCGGGTCACCGGTCAACAGCGCCAGGTACTCGGTCTCACCGTCGCGGTGCCCGGACTGGTGGACGGGGCCGGCGCCGTCCGGCTGGCCACCACGCTCGGCTGGCGGGACCTGCCGCTCGGTGCCGACCTGCGCCGGGCCCTGCGCGAGCCCGCCTTCGAGGTGGTGGTGGACAACGACGCCAACCTCGCGGCCCTGGCCGAATACCGGCACGGCCCGCACGCCGGCACCGCCAACCTGGTCCACCTGACCGGCGGCGCGGGCCTCGGCGCGGGTGTGGTGGCCGACGGCCGGTTGCTGCGCGGCGGGCGCGGCTTCGCCGGTGAACTGGGCCATGTGACGATCGATCCGGACGGCCCGCTCTGCCCGTGCGGCCGGCGTGGCTGCCTGGAGGCGGTGGCCGGGATTCCGGCGCTGATCCGCCGGGCGCTGCCGGATGCGGCGGAGGACGGGCCGGTCACCGACTTCGCGCCCGAGGTCGACCGGATCCGGACCAAGGCCCGCCGGGGCGACCAGTCCACCCTGGACGCGCTCGCCGAGATCGGCCGGCACCTCGGGCACGGCGTGTCCCTGCTGGCCAACCTGGTGAACCCCGAGGTCGTGCTGCTGGGCGGATACTTCGCGACGCTGGCGCCGTGGCTGTTGCCCGCGGCCGAGGCCGAACTGACCGCCCGCTCGCTGGCACCGGAGGCCGGCGGCACCCGGCTGCTCGCCTCCGCCCTCGGCACCGGCGCCGCGGCCGCGGGTGGCGCGGCCCGGACCCTGGAGACGGTCGACGCGGGCCGGCTGCCGAGCCGCGATCCGGGTCGGGGCACCGGCCGGGAGCCCGGTCCCGCCGCGAGCGTCACCCGGAAGTCGCCCACCCGGTCCGCCAACCCGCCGGGCGCGGGCGGCCACAGTTCCGCCGCCCCGGATTCCGCCGGCTCCGACACCACCGCCCCCGGCTCCGGCACCACCGCTCCGCGCTCCGACACCACCGCTCCGCGCTCCGGCACCACCGTTCCCGGGTCGCCCGCCGCCCCGGCGAGCGGGACCGACAGCGTCGCCGCCGGCTCCGACAGCGCGGTCGTCGATGCGGCCGACGCCGCCGGGTCCGAGCCCGTCGCAGCGGCGACGGAGCCGCCGTCGACCAGCTCAGAGCGGCTGCCGGCGGGACGTCGCTGA
- a CDS encoding glycoside hydrolase family 3 protein, whose translation MSDRTFRDPDRPLDVRVADLLGRLTLAEKIALLHQHQAPVPRLGLPAFRTGTEALHGLAWLGPATVFPQALGLGSTWNPDLVRAVGSAVGDEVRGLHHKDPTRVGLNVWAPVVNPLRDPRWGRNEEGYAEDPWLTGRLGTAYAQGLRGDHPEYLKTAPTLKHFLGYNNETDRCTTSSNLPPRVLHEYELPAFREPIATGAAVAVMASYNLVNGRPAHLSPLIGTELRRWTSDEIMVVGDAGAVSNIAGAQGYHPDHPSGYAAALRAGIDSFTEDGEDSGPTVERVGEALRRGLLDESDLDTAVQRILSIRFRLGDFDPPERNPYTAITTDVINCAAHQELAREAARQSIVLLRNAPTAGAGPLLPLDPARLGRLAVLGPLADTLYEDWYSGTLPYAVTARAGLAARLGACDVVHHTGADRIALRTAGGYVRAAGGPDGGPLTLATAAPDTRGPAGTRPSADGDRSTADSRFPADGVFEVFDWGQDIVALRTLANGRHVGADEEGTLVNDRPGPGGWVVRETFRLVGRPAGDHVLHHLASNRYVTAGPDGVLRADAVDLDEGSGFTVELLHDGAAGAAALAREADVAVVVLGNHPMVCGRETEDRADLALPTGQETLLRAVYAANPRTALVVSSSYPYALGWADEHLPAVLWSAHGGQEYGTALAAVLCGDADPGGRLTQTWYHDAAELPDLFDYDVIATDTTYLYHRGTPLYPFGHGLSYADFAYADLRVSADEVDAAGEIEVSVRVSNVGTRPGDEVVQLYTRQRRSRVKQPLRQLRNFAKVTLAPGERTTVRFRLRAADLAHWDVIQGRYVVEDARHTVAVGRSSADLVLSTALTVHGEPIRPREPLAGPLWAMDHDEYAGTEPLPDGPGGAAVVAREAGGWIRFSRVDFGAGVRGVAARVGGRRPLRDGAELVLRLDDPVWGPVAGTVPIPAGDEHDPGPATDQGPATDAGPRLGTGADPGMVPAVVGATDRQPDREVSGHWRGEATGVRDLYLLFDAPGATVSWLAFEDGTDGDRSATGSGGA comes from the coding sequence ATGAGCGACAGGACGTTCCGCGACCCCGACCGCCCGCTCGACGTACGGGTCGCCGATCTGCTGGGCCGGCTCACCCTCGCCGAGAAGATCGCACTACTGCACCAGCACCAGGCCCCGGTGCCCCGGCTCGGGCTGCCCGCCTTCCGTACCGGCACCGAGGCGCTGCACGGGCTGGCCTGGCTCGGCCCGGCCACCGTCTTTCCCCAGGCGCTCGGGCTCGGCAGCACCTGGAACCCCGACCTGGTCCGGGCGGTCGGGTCCGCCGTCGGCGACGAGGTCCGGGGCCTGCACCACAAGGACCCGACCCGGGTCGGCCTCAACGTCTGGGCCCCGGTGGTCAATCCGCTCCGGGATCCCCGCTGGGGCCGCAACGAGGAGGGCTACGCCGAGGACCCCTGGCTGACCGGACGGCTCGGCACCGCGTACGCCCAGGGATTGCGCGGAGACCACCCTGAGTACCTGAAGACCGCGCCCACGCTCAAGCACTTCCTCGGCTACAACAACGAGACCGACCGGTGTACGACGTCCAGCAACCTGCCGCCCCGGGTGCTGCACGAGTACGAGCTGCCGGCCTTCCGGGAGCCGATCGCGACCGGCGCCGCAGTGGCGGTGATGGCGTCGTACAACCTGGTCAACGGTCGGCCGGCGCACCTGAGCCCGCTGATCGGCACCGAGCTGCGGCGGTGGACCAGCGACGAGATCATGGTGGTCGGCGACGCCGGTGCGGTCTCCAACATCGCCGGCGCACAGGGCTACCACCCGGACCACCCGAGCGGGTACGCGGCGGCGCTGCGCGCCGGAATCGACAGCTTCACCGAGGACGGCGAGGACTCCGGCCCGACCGTCGAACGGGTCGGCGAGGCGCTGCGGCGGGGCCTGCTCGACGAGTCCGATCTGGACACCGCCGTCCAGCGCATCCTCAGCATCCGGTTCCGGCTCGGCGACTTCGACCCGCCGGAACGCAACCCCTACACGGCGATCACCACCGACGTGATCAACTGCGCCGCCCACCAGGAGCTGGCCCGGGAGGCCGCCCGACAGTCGATCGTGCTGCTCCGCAACGCTCCCACGGCCGGCGCCGGGCCGCTGCTTCCGCTCGACCCGGCACGCCTGGGCCGGCTGGCCGTACTCGGTCCGCTCGCCGACACCCTCTACGAGGACTGGTACAGCGGAACACTGCCGTACGCGGTCACCGCCCGCGCGGGGCTGGCCGCCCGACTCGGCGCCTGCGACGTCGTACACCACACCGGGGCGGACCGGATCGCGCTGCGTACCGCCGGAGGTTACGTCCGGGCCGCCGGCGGTCCGGACGGTGGCCCGTTGACCCTCGCCACCGCCGCACCCGACACCCGGGGTCCGGCCGGCACCCGCCCGTCGGCCGACGGCGACCGGAGTACCGCCGACAGCCGGTTCCCGGCCGACGGCGTGTTCGAGGTCTTCGACTGGGGCCAGGACATCGTCGCGCTCCGGACGCTGGCGAACGGCCGGCACGTCGGCGCCGACGAGGAGGGCACACTGGTCAACGACCGGCCCGGCCCCGGTGGCTGGGTGGTCCGGGAGACCTTCCGACTCGTCGGCCGACCGGCCGGCGACCACGTACTGCACCACCTGGCCAGCAACCGGTACGTCACCGCCGGCCCGGACGGCGTACTGCGGGCCGACGCCGTCGACCTCGACGAGGGCAGCGGGTTCACGGTCGAACTCCTGCACGACGGGGCGGCCGGGGCGGCGGCACTGGCCCGCGAGGCCGACGTCGCGGTGGTCGTACTCGGCAACCATCCGATGGTCTGCGGCCGGGAAACCGAGGACCGGGCCGACCTGGCGCTGCCGACCGGGCAGGAGACCCTGCTCCGGGCCGTGTACGCGGCCAACCCGCGTACGGCGCTGGTGGTCAGCAGCAGCTACCCGTACGCGCTGGGCTGGGCCGACGAGCACCTGCCGGCCGTACTCTGGTCGGCCCACGGCGGCCAGGAGTACGGCACCGCGCTGGCCGCCGTGCTCTGCGGCGACGCCGATCCGGGCGGCCGGCTGACCCAGACCTGGTACCACGATGCGGCCGAGCTACCCGACCTGTTCGACTACGACGTGATAGCCACCGACACCACGTATCTCTACCATCGGGGCACCCCGCTCTACCCGTTCGGCCACGGGCTGAGTTACGCCGACTTCGCCTACGCTGACCTGCGGGTGAGCGCGGACGAGGTGGACGCGGCCGGAGAGATCGAGGTCAGCGTGCGGGTGAGCAACGTCGGCACGCGACCGGGCGACGAGGTGGTGCAGCTCTACACCCGGCAGCGGCGGTCCCGGGTCAAGCAGCCCCTGCGCCAGCTCCGGAACTTCGCCAAGGTGACCCTGGCTCCGGGCGAGCGGACCACGGTACGGTTCCGGCTGCGCGCCGCCGACCTCGCGCACTGGGACGTCATCCAGGGCCGGTACGTCGTGGAGGACGCCCGGCACACCGTCGCGGTCGGCCGGTCCAGCGCCGACCTCGTACTGAGCACCGCCCTGACCGTGCACGGCGAGCCGATCCGACCCCGGGAGCCACTCGCCGGTCCACTGTGGGCGATGGACCACGACGAGTACGCCGGCACCGAGCCGCTGCCCGACGGTCCGGGCGGTGCCGCCGTGGTCGCCCGGGAGGCGGGCGGCTGGATCCGGTTCTCCCGGGTGGACTTCGGCGCCGGGGTACGCGGCGTGGCCGCCCGGGTCGGTGGACGCCGGCCACTGCGGGACGGGGCCGAACTCGTACTGCGGTTGGACGATCCGGTCTGGGGCCCGGTGGCCGGTACGGTCCCGATCCCGGCCGGCGACGAGCACGATCCGGGACCGGCCACCGACCAGGGACCAGCCACCGATGCGGGGCCGCGGCTGGGTACCGGTGCCGACCCCGGCATGGTTCCGGCGGTCGTCGGGGCGACGGACCGGCAGCCGGACCGCGAGGTGTCCGGTCACTGGCGCGGCGAGGCCACCGGGGTACGCGACCTGTATCTGCTGTTCGACGCGCCGGGAGCTACCGTGAGCTGGCTGGCCTTCGAAGACGGGACGGACGGCGACCGTTCCGCGACTGGAAGTGGGGGCGCCTAG
- a CDS encoding LacI family DNA-binding transcriptional regulator, translating to MVTIADVARHAGVAVSTVSYVLSGKRAISASTRERVLASVRTLGYHPNAGARALASRRANVIALVLPLRSGMHLPVLMQFATSVVTTARQFDHDVLLMTADEGPAGLRRIAASAMVDGIVLMDVEMHDARVPLLRDLERPSVLIGFPADPTGLTCVDLDFYRAGEACVEHLAGLGHRRIALLGAPAVVYDRDTGFAHRTRAGFAEAAARYGIAAIAQPCEENFDAVRRELAGLLARQPDLSALVVHNEAAVGQVLAALPALGRRVPDDVSVVAICPDEVAERASPALTSVLIPAEEVGRQAVSLLMRKLEGDPVPEGTLLDPRLTVRASTTRAPAADPGSPAPTGVTRLRS from the coding sequence ATGGTCACCATCGCCGACGTCGCCCGGCACGCCGGAGTCGCGGTCAGCACCGTGTCGTACGTGCTCAGCGGCAAGCGCGCGATCTCGGCGTCCACCCGGGAACGGGTGCTGGCCAGTGTGCGTACCCTCGGCTACCACCCCAACGCCGGGGCCCGGGCGCTGGCCAGTAGGCGGGCCAACGTGATCGCGCTGGTGCTGCCGCTGCGCTCCGGGATGCACCTGCCGGTCCTCATGCAGTTCGCCACCTCGGTGGTGACCACGGCGCGGCAGTTCGACCACGACGTACTGCTGATGACCGCCGACGAGGGACCGGCCGGGCTGCGCCGGATCGCCGCCAGCGCGATGGTGGACGGGATCGTGCTGATGGACGTCGAGATGCACGACGCCCGGGTGCCGCTGCTCCGCGACCTGGAACGGCCCAGTGTGCTGATCGGCTTTCCGGCCGATCCGACCGGACTGACCTGTGTGGACCTGGACTTCTACCGGGCCGGGGAGGCCTGTGTCGAGCACCTGGCCGGGCTCGGCCACCGCCGGATCGCGCTGCTCGGCGCACCGGCGGTGGTCTACGACCGGGACACCGGGTTCGCCCACCGCACCAGGGCCGGGTTCGCCGAGGCCGCCGCGCGGTACGGCATCGCGGCGATCGCCCAGCCCTGCGAGGAGAACTTCGACGCGGTCCGCCGGGAGTTGGCCGGACTGCTGGCCCGGCAGCCGGACCTGTCCGCGCTGGTGGTGCACAACGAGGCGGCGGTCGGCCAGGTGCTGGCGGCGCTGCCGGCGCTCGGCCGACGGGTTCCGGACGACGTGTCGGTGGTGGCGATCTGTCCGGACGAGGTCGCCGAGCGGGCCAGCCCGGCCCTGACCTCGGTGCTGATTCCGGCCGAGGAGGTGGGCCGGCAGGCGGTGTCGCTGCTGATGCGCAAGCTGGAGGGTGATCCGGTCCCGGAGGGGACCCTGCTCGATCCCCGGCTGACCGTCCGGGCCAGCACCACTCGGGCACCGGCCGCCGACCCGGGCAGCCCCGCGCCCACCGGGGTGACGCGGCTCCGGAGCTGA
- a CDS encoding pyridoxal-dependent decarboxylase, translating into MSPDEFRRHGHAVVDWIADYWSSLDQRAVLPAGPPGAVAARLPPRPPERGEGFDRILADLDSVIAPGLTHWQHPGYFGYFPANTSGPSVLGDLVSAGLGVQGMLWATGPACTEVETVMLDWLAELLDLPARFRSTGSGGGVIQDSASSATLVAVLVALHRTGGGRWREHGVERRHRIYTSTQGHSSIEKAARIAGLGDDAVRAVEVDPDTLAMEPAALRAAIEADRAAGLVPTAVVATIGTTSTTAVDPLPAIGEICREYGVWLHVDAAYAGSAAICPELRYTHAGLEYADSYCFDPHKWLLTGFDCDAFWVADRAELIEALSILPEYLRNAATESGAVIDYRDWQVPLGRRFRSLKLWFVLRWYGAEGLRAHVRAGVALADRFAGWVRADERFEVVAPHPFSLVCFRLRTRAGAGDSRAPSSTDANANGTDADANGTGAELDRANAELLDRVNGTGRVYLTHTRVGGRHTLRLAVGSPYTREEHVAEAWRLITDAATASQVGRS; encoded by the coding sequence ATGAGCCCGGACGAGTTCCGCCGGCACGGGCACGCCGTCGTCGACTGGATCGCCGACTACTGGTCCAGCCTCGACCAGCGGGCGGTCCTGCCGGCCGGTCCGCCCGGGGCGGTCGCCGCCCGGCTGCCGCCCCGGCCACCCGAGCGGGGCGAGGGGTTCGACCGGATCCTCGCCGACCTCGACTCGGTGATCGCGCCCGGCCTCACCCACTGGCAGCACCCCGGCTACTTCGGATACTTCCCGGCCAACACCTCCGGGCCGAGCGTGCTCGGTGACCTGGTCAGCGCCGGTCTCGGCGTACAGGGGATGCTCTGGGCCACCGGGCCGGCCTGTACCGAGGTGGAGACGGTGATGCTGGACTGGCTGGCCGAACTGCTCGACCTGCCGGCCCGGTTCCGGTCCACCGGCTCCGGCGGCGGCGTCATCCAGGACTCGGCCTCCTCGGCCACCCTGGTCGCGGTGCTCGTCGCGCTGCACCGGACCGGCGGCGGGCGGTGGCGGGAGCACGGCGTCGAGCGGCGGCACCGGATCTACACCTCCACCCAGGGACACTCCTCGATCGAGAAGGCGGCCCGGATCGCCGGGCTCGGCGACGACGCCGTACGGGCCGTCGAGGTCGATCCAGACACGTTGGCGATGGAGCCAGCGGCGCTGCGGGCGGCGATCGAGGCCGACCGGGCCGCCGGACTGGTTCCGACGGCGGTGGTCGCGACCATCGGTACGACGTCGACCACCGCGGTCGACCCGCTGCCCGCGATCGGCGAGATCTGCCGGGAGTACGGCGTCTGGCTGCACGTGGACGCCGCGTACGCCGGGTCGGCCGCGATCTGCCCGGAGCTGCGCTACACGCACGCCGGCCTGGAGTACGCCGACTCGTACTGCTTCGATCCGCACAAGTGGCTGCTCACCGGCTTCGACTGCGACGCGTTCTGGGTGGCGGACCGGGCCGAGCTGATCGAGGCGTTGAGCATCCTGCCGGAGTATCTGCGCAACGCGGCGACCGAGTCCGGTGCGGTGATCGACTATCGCGACTGGCAGGTGCCGCTGGGCCGGCGGTTCCGGTCCCTGAAACTCTGGTTCGTGCTGCGCTGGTACGGCGCCGAGGGGCTGCGCGCGCACGTCCGTGCCGGGGTGGCGCTGGCGGACCGGTTCGCCGGCTGGGTACGCGCCGACGAACGGTTCGAGGTGGTGGCGCCGCATCCGTTCTCGCTGGTCTGCTTCCGGCTGCGCACCCGCGCCGGCGCCGGCGACAGCCGCGCCCCGAGCAGCACAGACGCCAACGCGAACGGCACAGACGCCGACGCGAACGGAACGGGCGCCGAGCTGGACCGGGCGAATGCCGAACTGCTCGACCGGGTCAACGGCACCGGGCGGGTCTACCTGACGCATACCCGGGTCGGCGGTCGGCACACGCTGCGGCTGGCGGTCGGTTCGCCGTACACCCGGGAGGAGCACGTGGCCGAGGCCTGGCGGCTGATCACCGACGCCGCCACGGCGTCGCAGGTCGGGCGCTCCTGA
- a CDS encoding helix-turn-helix domain-containing protein produces MNDRTELFTIGQLSRRTGLPVRTIRFWSDIDVIPPTARSAGGYRLYDAEALARLDLVRTLRELGLDLGTVGRILARQSTLAEVARAHAEALGTEIRTLQLRRAVLRSIARRNSTTEEMSVMNRLARLSAQERQRIIDDFVDRTFEGIDPDTPGAQIAHGMRQMPAELPDDPTPEQVDAWLELAELVGDASFGARVREMAVAGARSDGPAEAPRYDHEQVIEHAGRAVRAGVAPDSMEGQAILDRLVDPAVPTDERLRIADQMETFSDRRVERYWQLIGVLNDRPAFPPRVPDFEWFIAALRVPR; encoded by the coding sequence GTGAACGACCGCACCGAGCTTTTCACCATTGGACAGCTCTCCCGACGCACCGGCCTACCGGTCCGGACCATCCGGTTCTGGTCGGACATCGACGTCATTCCGCCGACCGCCCGCTCGGCGGGCGGATACCGGCTCTACGACGCCGAGGCGCTGGCCCGGTTGGATCTGGTCCGGACCCTGCGCGAACTCGGACTGGACCTCGGCACTGTCGGACGGATCCTGGCCCGACAGAGCACGCTGGCCGAGGTCGCGCGGGCCCACGCCGAGGCGCTGGGCACCGAGATCCGCACGCTCCAGTTGCGCCGCGCGGTGCTGCGGTCGATCGCCCGCCGGAACAGCACGACCGAGGAGATGAGTGTGATGAACAGACTGGCCAGACTCTCCGCCCAGGAGCGGCAGCGGATAATCGACGACTTCGTCGACCGTACCTTCGAGGGCATCGATCCGGACACGCCCGGGGCGCAGATCGCCCACGGGATGCGGCAGATGCCGGCCGAACTTCCCGACGATCCCACCCCGGAACAGGTGGACGCCTGGCTCGAACTCGCCGAACTCGTCGGCGATGCCAGCTTCGGCGCCCGGGTCCGGGAGATGGCGGTGGCCGGCGCGCGGTCCGACGGCCCGGCCGAGGCACCCCGGTACGACCACGAGCAGGTGATCGAGCACGCCGGACGCGCGGTGCGGGCCGGTGTGGCGCCGGACTCGATGGAGGGGCAGGCGATCCTGGACCGGCTCGTGGATCCGGCGGTGCCGACCGACGAGCGGCTCCGGATCGCCGACCAGATGGAGACGTTCTCCGACCGTCGGGTCGAGCGGTACTGGCAGCTCATCGGGGTGCTGAACGACCGGCCGGCGTTCCCGCCCCGGGTGCCGGACTTCGAGTGGTTCATCGCCGCGCTCCGGGTGCCGCGCTGA
- a CDS encoding PadR family transcriptional regulator: protein MSGLSDLGRFSEPALLVLISLAAGPRHGYAMQDDIAGLTGQRPGPGTLYGAIRRLEEHGYIEALAEQDRRRPYRLTDAGRAALGTELERMRTVVSTGLRRLAVS from the coding sequence GTGTCCGGACTATCCGACCTGGGCAGGTTCTCCGAACCCGCGCTGCTCGTCCTGATCAGCCTGGCCGCCGGCCCACGACACGGGTACGCCATGCAGGACGACATCGCCGGACTCACCGGTCAACGGCCCGGCCCGGGGACGCTGTACGGCGCGATCCGACGCCTGGAGGAACACGGTTACATCGAGGCGCTGGCCGAGCAGGATCGGCGCCGCCCGTACCGGCTGACCGACGCCGGACGGGCCGCCCTCGGTACGGAACTGGAGCGGATGCGTACCGTCGTCAGCACCGGGCTCCGCCGGCTGGCGGTGTCCTGA
- a CDS encoding RrF2 family transcriptional regulator, which produces MRLSARVDYALRAVAELAAHAEESASGPGAGSGTDGRARPGGRSGGTIRTGMPTQRPTPVTAEQIARTQEIPPKFLESILLQLRRGGIVHAQRGPEGGYWLARPATEISLAEVIRVIDGPLANIRGQRPEDLGYQGAARALQEVWIALRASEREILDSVTIADVASGKLPDRVRELAADPNAWI; this is translated from the coding sequence ATGCGTCTCTCCGCCCGGGTCGACTATGCGCTGCGTGCCGTCGCCGAACTCGCCGCACACGCCGAGGAAAGCGCGTCGGGGCCGGGTGCCGGCTCCGGAACCGACGGCCGAGCCCGACCCGGCGGCCGTTCGGGTGGGACGATCCGGACCGGAATGCCGACCCAGCGGCCGACCCCGGTCACCGCCGAGCAGATCGCCCGGACCCAGGAGATCCCGCCCAAGTTCCTGGAGAGCATCCTGTTGCAGTTGCGCCGGGGCGGCATCGTGCACGCCCAGCGGGGTCCGGAGGGTGGCTACTGGCTGGCCCGTCCGGCGACGGAGATCTCGCTGGCCGAGGTGATCCGGGTGATCGACGGCCCTCTGGCCAACATCCGGGGCCAGCGACCGGAGGACCTCGGCTACCAGGGCGCGGCGCGGGCGCTCCAGGAGGTCTGGATCGCGCTGCGGGCCAGCGAGCGGGAGATCCTCGACTCGGTCACCATCGCCGACGTCGCCAGTGGGAAGCTGCCCGACCGGGTCCGCGAGTTGGCGGCCGACCCGAACGCCTGGATCTGA
- a CDS encoding acyl-CoA thioesterase yields the protein MVVGQAAVDQLLDVLDLRQLDEMTFRGISPPVGPQRVYGGQVAGQALVAAGRTVDPSRVVHSLHGYFVRPGDPAEPIEYQVENIRDGRSFSVRRSVALQHGKTIFFMSASFHRQEEGLDHHAPTPVDVPPPDEVPTMADRLARYPERLGIWGTIPRPIDVRYVGEPGWVAPGDRPVDPHQRVWMRIDGKLPDDPLLHACALTFASDMTLLDSVLSVHGEVWGPGGMVGASLDHALWFHRPFRADEWFLYDCWSPSASGGRGLATGRMFTVDGRQIASAVQEGLLRRVGG from the coding sequence GTGGTCGTCGGGCAGGCCGCGGTCGACCAGTTGCTGGACGTCCTCGACCTGCGGCAGCTCGACGAGATGACCTTCCGGGGCATCAGCCCGCCGGTCGGACCCCAGCGGGTCTACGGCGGTCAGGTTGCCGGCCAGGCACTGGTCGCCGCCGGCCGGACCGTGGACCCGTCCCGGGTCGTGCACTCCCTGCACGGCTACTTCGTCCGCCCCGGCGACCCGGCCGAGCCGATCGAGTACCAGGTGGAGAACATCCGGGACGGCCGCTCCTTCTCGGTACGCCGTTCCGTCGCGCTCCAGCACGGCAAGACGATCTTCTTCATGTCCGCCTCCTTCCACCGCCAGGAGGAGGGACTCGACCACCACGCCCCGACCCCGGTCGACGTGCCACCGCCGGACGAGGTGCCGACGATGGCCGACCGACTGGCCCGGTACCCGGAGCGGCTGGGCATCTGGGGGACGATCCCGCGCCCGATCGACGTCCGCTACGTCGGCGAACCCGGCTGGGTCGCGCCCGGCGACCGGCCGGTCGACCCGCACCAACGGGTCTGGATGCGGATCGACGGAAAGCTGCCGGACGACCCGCTGCTGCACGCCTGCGCGCTCACCTTCGCCTCCGATATGACGCTGCTCGACTCGGTCCTGTCGGTGCACGGCGAGGTGTGGGGACCGGGCGGCATGGTGGGCGCCAGCCTCGACCACGCCCTCTGGTTCCACCGCCCGTTCCGGGCCGACGAGTGGTTCCTCTACGACTGCTGGAGCCCGTCGGCCTCGGGGGGCCGGGGGCTGGCCACCGGCCGGATGTTCACGGTCGACGGCCGGCAGATCGCCAGCGCCGTACAGGAGGGTCTGCTCCGCCGCGTCGGCGGCTGA